A single region of the Aquila chrysaetos chrysaetos chromosome 18, bAquChr1.4, whole genome shotgun sequence genome encodes:
- the LOC115352916 gene encoding uncharacterized protein LOC115352916 isoform X2 produces the protein MRQWQYSLGVFRELLRMIEGRQQCRERGDVSGEKALPVSERVSMCDTGRVDGAMAARNNSLGSSISAEPQPEKGSFGRCVAPSPPLPQPAPPRAAVERGRRAVFSMAVDWLGFGYAALVASGGLIGYVKAGSVPSLAAGLVFGSLAGMGAYQLSQNPNNVWISLITSGTLTAIMGTRFYNSGKFMPAGLIAGVSLLMVGRLALKMVEKPHDK, from the exons ATGAGGCAATGGCAGTATTCTCTTGGAG TTTTCAGGGAACTGCTTAGAATGATAGAGGGGAGGCAGCAgtgcagagagaggggagaCGTCAGCGGTGAGAAAGCTCTTCCTGTGTCAGAAAGGGTGAGCATGTGTGACACCGGTAGAGTAGATGGAGCCATGGCTGCTAGAAACAACAGCCTAGGGAGTAGCATCTCAGCTGAGCCCCAG CCGGAAAAGGGAAGTTTTGGGCGGTGCGTTGCTCCCTCGCCTCCCCTTCCGCAGCCTGCTCCGCCCCGGGCTGCCGTggagcggggccgccgggcAG ttttcaGCATGGCAGTGGACTGGCTCGGCTTTGGCTACGCCGCCCTGGTGGCATCAGGAGGGCTCATTGGCTATGTAAAAGCAG GTAGTGTCCCATCGCTAGCTGCTGGCCTTGTCTTTGGGAGTTTGGCTGGAATGGGTGCCTATCAGCTCTCACAGAATCCAAATAATGTTTGGATTTCTCTGA TTACATCTGGAACGCTGACTGCCATCATGGGAACAAGATTTTACAACTCTGGAAAATTCATGCCTGCAGGGCTAATTGCTGGTGTCAG TTTGCTAATGGTTGGAAGATTAGCACTGAAGATGGTGGAAAAGCCCCATGATAAGTAA
- the LOC115352916 gene encoding uncharacterized protein LOC115352916 isoform X1 produces MAVFSWSTFSIPVFRELLRMIEGRQQCRERGDVSGEKALPVSERVSMCDTGRVDGAMAARNNSLGSSISAEPQPEKGSFGRCVAPSPPLPQPAPPRAAVERGRRAVFSMAVDWLGFGYAALVASGGLIGYVKAGSVPSLAAGLVFGSLAGMGAYQLSQNPNNVWISLITSGTLTAIMGTRFYNSGKFMPAGLIAGVSLLMVGRLALKMVEKPHDK; encoded by the exons ATGGCAGTATTCTCTTGGAG cacATTTTCCATTCCAGTTTTCAGGGAACTGCTTAGAATGATAGAGGGGAGGCAGCAgtgcagagagaggggagaCGTCAGCGGTGAGAAAGCTCTTCCTGTGTCAGAAAGGGTGAGCATGTGTGACACCGGTAGAGTAGATGGAGCCATGGCTGCTAGAAACAACAGCCTAGGGAGTAGCATCTCAGCTGAGCCCCAG CCGGAAAAGGGAAGTTTTGGGCGGTGCGTTGCTCCCTCGCCTCCCCTTCCGCAGCCTGCTCCGCCCCGGGCTGCCGTggagcggggccgccgggcAG ttttcaGCATGGCAGTGGACTGGCTCGGCTTTGGCTACGCCGCCCTGGTGGCATCAGGAGGGCTCATTGGCTATGTAAAAGCAG GTAGTGTCCCATCGCTAGCTGCTGGCCTTGTCTTTGGGAGTTTGGCTGGAATGGGTGCCTATCAGCTCTCACAGAATCCAAATAATGTTTGGATTTCTCTGA TTACATCTGGAACGCTGACTGCCATCATGGGAACAAGATTTTACAACTCTGGAAAATTCATGCCTGCAGGGCTAATTGCTGGTGTCAG TTTGCTAATGGTTGGAAGATTAGCACTGAAGATGGTGGAAAAGCCCCATGATAAGTAA